The Gemmatimonas aurantiaca T-27 DNA segment CCAGGCCCAGGCCCGTGCCACCGTGGCGCCGCGTCACCGAACCATCGGCCTGCATGAACGGCTGAAACAGCAACGACTCCTGCTGCTCGGTCATGCCGGGGCCGGTGTCATCCACCGTGATCGTGAGCCATTCCTGTCCTTCGGCCCGTTCAACACCCGCTTCGATCGTGACACGTCCGTATGCCGTGAATTTCACGGCGTTCCCGACCAGATTCATGAGAATCTGCCGGACCCGTGTCGGATCGGCAAAGACCCGCGATGGCACCGTGTTGCGCAAACGGGTTTCGAGCGTGAGCCCCTTCGCTGCCGCACGGGCGCGCATGAGACTTTCGACGTCGAGCAGCAATGCGGGCAGATCACAGGCCACCGGTTCGATCTCGAGTCGGCCGGCTTCGATGCGCGAAATGTCGAGAATGTCGTTCAGCACGGTGAGCAGATGCTCGCCGGCACGCTGGATCGTCTCGAGCCCTTGCACCTGATCCCGCGGCGCAGCGCTGCGCACCGCCTCCTCACGCAACAGATCCGTGTGTCCCAGAATCGCGGTCAGCGGCGTACGGATTTCGTGGCTCATGTTGGCCAGGAATTCGCTCTTGCTGCGATTGGCTCCTTCGGCATACTGCTGCGCCTGACGCAGCGCTTCTTCACGCTCGATGGCATCGGTGACATCCATGACCGTGCCCATCAATCCCACGCGCGTGCCATCGGCGCGGCGTTGCACCCGCCCTTCGGCACGCACCCAGCGCACGGCGGGATTCCGCTCCGCCGTGCGCATCAGCAGCGAGTACGGTTCGCCTGTTTCCTGCGTGTGCTGGAGAGCGGCGAGTAGCACCGGCACCTCGTCAGGATGATACTGATCGTCGACCACCAGCTCCGGCGTGGGCGTCCACTGCGTGCTGTCGCGACCAAAGAGCTGAAACAGCTCGGCAGACCATTGCAGGTGGCGGGTCGCGCTGTCGAAGGACCAGCTCCCGAGTCGGGCCATGGACTGGGCATCGGCCAACTGCTGCGCGGTGCGCTGCGCCACCTGAGCCAGACGTTCGAACTCCACGCTGCGAGTGGTCACCGCCACATGTTGCCGGCGCAGCAGTCGCACTGCCGGCTCGATGACGACCAGCGCGATGCCGAGCAGCATGGCAAACAGGAATGCCGCCATGACCCACGCCGCCCGTATGCCCTGCTGCACGGATTCCGCCTGATGCCGCTGCAACAGGTCCAGTACAACTTCCGTGTGCGCGCGCAGTGCGTCGGCACGCTGTTGAATCGTGTCCGCCACTCTGGCGCGTTCCGCCGGGAACGTCAGCAGCGTGAACGCCTCCACACTGACGCGCAACGAGTCGCGGTCGGCCCGATTCCGGGCGAGTACACTCCAGGCGGAACGCGCCGTGGCGGTGGTCCCGTGGCTCAGGCGGTCCGCCAGCACGTCGACACGGCGGGCGTCTTCCAGCAGCGATGCCAGTTCGTTCGTGAGCTGGCCAATTTCTGCAGGTTCAGAATCCGCCGCGCTGGCGAATCGCATCATGCGCTCGGCGTGCAGACGCTGACGGCTGACCAGCGTGGACAGCTCGCCTTCGGCCCGACGGGCGTCTTCAGCCTTGAGGTGCCCCCAGAGCGCTCCGCCCACGAGCGCCCCAAAGACGAGCAACGAGGCGTGTACCGCAATCCGCACGCGATGATGCGGGCTGCCCGGCACGCGGAAGGTCGTGGTCTGCACCTGGCTCAGGCGCGCGTCGACATGCCGACGATACAGCGTCCAGCCCAGCAGTGGTCCAATGATGACCGCCAGGCCAACGGCGTCGAGCAAACTGCGCACCGTGTCACTGACGTCGATGGGCGCACGAACGACGGCTTCGTGCAGGGCCAGTTCGACCATGACCGTCAGCACCACGAACTGCAGCACATCCGTCCACCACGCGCGCAGGCGCAGGCGGGGACGTGACATGGGGGGCGTGGGTGCGGACATGAGGCGACGGTGGTGCGGAAGTCCCGTCGACGGCAGGGCGGAATGATCGATCCCTGCCCCCGGTTCGGGAGGCAAAAACAGTGGCGGCACCCTCGTCGGCGTCCAGCTTCCAGTATCGGCGGGGCGCCACAACCGCTTGATCGGTTTCAAGAGGGGAAACCCTACATTTCCGACAAACTCGTCACGAATAGGACGCCGCCCCGACCGGAGCGTCACGTGGCGGGCATGACCGTTTCAGACTTCATTGTCCGGCGTTGTTTATATTGCAGATATGGCGTGGATTTCCCTGACGACGACCCTGGCCCTGCGTGCCCTGCTCAATCCGGCACTGGCCGCGGACCTGCTGCGTGTGGCGTGGCGGTTCCGTCATCGGCATTGGTATCGTCGGGTGCCGTTCCTGCCGCTGCCGGCCATGAACTACGTGCGGTGGCGCATGTACACCGCCTACGGGGATGAGCATGCGGTGCCGCCAGCCGGGGATGTGATCGCCTTCGCGCGCTGGCTGGGACGCCAGCCCTGATCAGCGGCGGTGACGTCTGCTCGGCGTCACTGATGCGTTCGCAGCCATGTCGGACGTGCCTCCCGCTGCCCGCGCGGCCGCGTCTGCTGCGGCCCCCACACGGTCGCTGAGTGAGCGGCTGATCGCTCAGGCCTATGGCTTGGGGTTCGATGCTGCCGGCATCGCGGAACTTGGCGAGCCCGAAACACGCGCCGTCTTCGATGCCTGGC contains these protein-coding regions:
- a CDS encoding hybrid sensor histidine kinase/response regulator, with protein sequence MSRPRLRLRAWWTDVLQFVVLTVMVELALHEAVVRAPIDVSDTVRSLLDAVGLAVIIGPLLGWTLYRRHVDARLSQVQTTTFRVPGSPHHRVRIAVHASLLVFGALVGGALWGHLKAEDARRAEGELSTLVSRQRLHAERMMRFASAADSEPAEIGQLTNELASLLEDARRVDVLADRLSHGTTATARSAWSVLARNRADRDSLRVSVEAFTLLTFPAERARVADTIQQRADALRAHTEVVLDLLQRHQAESVQQGIRAAWVMAAFLFAMLLGIALVVIEPAVRLLRRQHVAVTTRSVEFERLAQVAQRTAQQLADAQSMARLGSWSFDSATRHLQWSAELFQLFGRDSTQWTPTPELVVDDQYHPDEVPVLLAALQHTQETGEPYSLLMRTAERNPAVRWVRAEGRVQRRADGTRVGLMGTVMDVTDAIEREEALRQAQQYAEGANRSKSEFLANMSHEIRTPLTAILGHTDLLREEAVRSAAPRDQVQGLETIQRAGEHLLTVLNDILDISRIEAGRLEIEPVACDLPALLLDVESLMRARAAAKGLTLETRLRNTVPSRVFADPTRVRQILMNLVGNAVKFTAYGRVTIEAGVERAEGQEWLTITVDDTGPGMTEQQESLLFQPFMQADGSVTRRHGGTGLGLAICRRLATLMGGHVRLVHTAPGRGSRFELRLVLQPIASAACVDQLDSTRLELADAAALGAQRPAVLALRGRILLAEDGEDNQRLIALLLRTAGAEVTVAPNGRQALEALEWASAAGAPFDLLVTDMQMPEMDGYTLAATLRARGETMPIIALTAHAMAEDRARCLDAGCDDYASKPIDRAALIATCAHWLREEEDLFPQVLYSEMSREPELAALVARFASALPDRVATIDVALREGRVDKAVQAAHQLKGAAGSYGYPAVGDLARELEQQLLRESPDTCGPTMDRLQHFARAAQRGAQGMTLE